A region of Toxorhynchites rutilus septentrionalis strain SRP chromosome 1, ASM2978413v1, whole genome shotgun sequence DNA encodes the following proteins:
- the LOC129767193 gene encoding cyclin G yields MSVPVRCYSVDTMNNNNIDQQQHVAINARMDDDESMMLSKVQVSEEMQHNQRMLLEGRLGTPDAADAVLMESHGEQASNYHLLAGATASNGCHLAGGGPQDLAEGAKSLSQQKQPLLSSPQHQQPPPPNMSFDQMLEKVRELITLEPKFLPCLFLYPETDCGEITIGTRDGAAHVLRCLKVWYEQPNDVLFAAINLVDRFLTKMKVRPKHMACISVSSFYLAVKQYNGQQLDADHLVAISQCRCTARDLVRMADVVANKLGVQMNSPPVTSLSFIRLFYYIFKSAAKGLGLSEVFEAAVSLPYLETRLEILACDASCTSIRPSELALVMIFTLIDNYVTANNKELNAAYSPQQFNDLVDYAIQMQKLCQIPDNTFFYTHSIVMRILSQYNGQHKMPYKQRLVWKLSSRTMKVLRPTDKLTSYLPTIEEHNANNSHNNNSNLRFRTGSVSSEDDGEDWPTSPIVAVCEQFDE; encoded by the exons ATGTCTGTCCCTGTACGCTGCTATTCTGTCGATACtatgaacaacaacaacatcgaTCAGCAACAGCACGTCGCCATCAACGCCCGTATGGATGACGACGAATCGATGATGCTGAGCAAGGTTCAGGTATCCGAGGAGATGCAACACAATCAGCGGATGTTGTTAGAGGGCCGGCTTGGGACACCGGATGCTGCTGATGCAGTTCTTATGGAGTCGCATGGCGAACAGGCGAGCAACTATCACCTGCTAGCCGGCGCGACCGCCAGCAATGGCTGTCATCTCGCCGGAGGTGGACCACAAGATTTGGCTGAAGGAGCCAAGTCGCTATcccaacagaaacaaccactactATCGTCGCCACAGCATCAGCAGCCCCCGCCGCCGAATATGTCGTTCGATCAGATGCTGGAAAAAGTGAGAGAACTGATCACCCTGGAGCCCAAGTTCCTGCCGTGTCTCTTCCTGTACCCAGAAACAGAC TGTGGCGAAATCACCATCGGAACGCGTGATGGCGCGGCTCACGTGCTTCGCTGTCTCAAGGTCTGGTACGAGCAGCCGAACGATGTCCTGTTTGCGGCCATTAACTTGGTCGATCGCTTCCTGACCAAGATGAAGGTCCGGCCGAAGCATATGGCCTGCATTTCGGTCAGCTCCTTTTACCTGGCGGTGAAACAGTATAATGGGCAGCAGCTCGACGCCGATCATTTGGTTGCTATTTCACAG TGTCGTTGCACCGCACGTGATCTAGTACGTATGGCAGACGTCGTTGCCAACAAACTCGGTGTCCAGATGAATAGCCCCCCAGTCACCTCTCTCTCCTTCATCCGGCTGTTCTACTACATATTCAAGAGTGCCGCCAAGGGTCTCGGCCTGAGCGAGGTTTTCGAAGCGGCCGTTTCGTTGCCTTATCTGGAGACGCGGCTCGAAATTCTGGCCTGCGATGCTAGCTGTACCAGTATCCGACCCTCGGAACTCGCGCTAGTTATGATTTTCACCCTGATCGATAACTACGTCACCGCGAACAACAAGGAGCTGAACGCAGCGTACAGCCCGCAGCAGTTCAACGACCTGGTGGACTATGCGATTCAGATGCAGAAGTTATGTCAA ATTCCCGACAATACCTTCTTCTACACTCACAGTATTGTTATGAGAATCCTGTCGCAGTATAACGGCCAGCACAAGATGCCGTACAAGCAGCGACTGGTGTGGAAGCTCTCGTCCCGCACGATGAAGGTGCTGCGTCCCACGGACAAGCTCACCTCATACCTGCCCACAATTGAGGAACATAACGCCAACAACAGTCACAACAATAATAGTAATCTTAGATTTAG AACTGGAAGCGTAAGCTCGGAAGACGACGGCGAAGATTGGCCGACTTCACCTATTGTAGCGGTTTGTGAACAGTTCGACGAGTAG